A single genomic interval of Pelagerythrobacter marensis harbors:
- a CDS encoding polyprenyl synthetase family protein translates to MTADVVPLPPRRPPADARPTLEPMLALTANGMNSVNAVILERMQSEIPLIPRLAGHLISGGGKRLRPMLTLAGAELVGYQGTRHYRLAAAVEFIHTATLLHDDVVDGSELRRGKAAANIIFGNPATVLVGDFLFSRAFELMTEDGSLRVLKILSGASAVIAEGEVSQLTAQRQIETSEERYLQIIGAKTAALFAAASRISAVVAECGEREEQALEDYGRNLGVAFQLVDDAIDYDSDAAEMGKDQGDDFREGKMTLPVIFAYARGTGEERKFWQAAIAGHRSSDADLAEAIHLIGKYDAVEATRERARHFAARAVDAISIFPDGKARSAMAEAAHFAVARGY, encoded by the coding sequence ATGACAGCCGACGTCGTTCCTCTCCCGCCGCGCCGCCCCCCCGCCGACGCGCGCCCGACGCTGGAGCCGATGCTCGCGCTCACCGCGAACGGGATGAATTCGGTCAATGCGGTGATTCTCGAACGGATGCAGAGCGAGATTCCGCTGATTCCGCGTCTTGCCGGGCACCTGATCTCCGGTGGCGGCAAGCGCCTGCGCCCGATGCTGACGCTCGCCGGGGCGGAACTGGTCGGCTATCAGGGTACGCGCCACTATCGCCTCGCCGCGGCGGTGGAGTTCATCCACACCGCCACCCTGCTGCACGACGACGTTGTCGACGGTAGCGAGCTTCGGCGCGGCAAGGCGGCGGCCAATATCATCTTCGGCAACCCGGCGACCGTGCTGGTCGGCGATTTCCTGTTCAGCCGCGCTTTCGAACTGATGACCGAGGACGGCAGCCTCAGGGTGCTCAAGATCCTGTCCGGGGCCAGTGCCGTGATCGCTGAGGGCGAAGTTTCGCAGCTGACCGCGCAGCGGCAGATCGAAACGAGCGAGGAACGCTACCTCCAGATCATCGGCGCCAAGACCGCCGCCCTGTTTGCCGCCGCCAGCCGCATCAGCGCCGTCGTGGCCGAATGCGGGGAGCGGGAGGAGCAGGCGCTGGAGGACTACGGCCGCAACCTGGGCGTGGCCTTCCAGCTGGTCGACGATGCGATCGATTACGATTCGGACGCCGCCGAAATGGGCAAGGACCAGGGCGACGATTTCCGCGAGGGCAAGATGACCCTGCCGGTCATCTTCGCCTATGCCCGCGGCACGGGGGAAGAGCGCAAGTTCTGGCAGGCCGCGATTGCGGGCCACCGCAGTTCCGATGCGGACCTGGCGGAAGCGATCCACCTGATCGGCAAATACGACGCGGTCGAGGCGACGCGCGAACGCGCCCGCCATTTCGCCGCGCGCGCGGTCGACGCGATCTCGATCTTCCCCGATGGCAAGGCACGCTCCGCGATGGCCGAGGCGGCGCATTTCGCGGTCGCACGGGGGTATTAG
- a CDS encoding class II aldolase/adducin family protein, protein MATVMNDNAIGSDADVRAQVSDEEWAVRVDLAAAYRLVALYGWDDLIFTHLSARVPGPEHHFLINPYDMMFEEITASSLVKIDVEGQPVIPTSHPVNPAGFTIHSALHMNCEDAHAVMHLHTPAGQAVSAMADGLMEHTQTGMIARSDIAYHEYEGIATDLEERERLVEDMGDKHAMILRNHGTLAIGRTVGECFLRLYFLERACDAQVKMLSAGRDGLHNPPQGTPEKVRDQTPPAGIGMVANALAWPALLRKLDRIDPGFRE, encoded by the coding sequence ATGGCAACGGTGATGAACGACAATGCGATCGGATCGGACGCAGACGTTCGCGCGCAGGTTTCGGACGAGGAATGGGCGGTTCGGGTCGATCTCGCCGCGGCCTATCGCCTCGTCGCGCTCTATGGCTGGGACGACCTGATCTTCACGCACCTTTCCGCCCGCGTGCCGGGGCCGGAACACCATTTCCTGATCAACCCTTACGACATGATGTTCGAGGAGATCACGGCCTCCAGCCTGGTCAAGATCGACGTCGAGGGGCAGCCGGTCATTCCTACGTCACACCCGGTCAACCCGGCAGGCTTCACGATCCATTCGGCGCTGCACATGAATTGCGAGGATGCCCATGCGGTGATGCACCTGCACACCCCGGCGGGGCAGGCGGTCAGCGCGATGGCCGACGGGCTGATGGAGCATACGCAGACCGGCATGATCGCGCGCAGCGACATCGCCTATCACGAATACGAAGGGATCGCGACCGACCTGGAGGAACGCGAACGCCTGGTCGAGGACATGGGCGACAAGCACGCGATGATCCTGCGCAACCACGGCACGCTGGCGATCGGCCGCACCGTGGGCGAATGCTTCCTGCGCCTCTATTTCCTGGAACGCGCCTGCGACGCGCAAGTGAAGATGCTCTCCGCCGGCCGCGACGGCCTGCACAATCCGCCGCAGGGTACGCCCGAGAAAGTGCGCGACCAGACGCCGCCCGCCGGCATCGGCATGGTCGCCAACGCGCTCGCCTGGCCCGCCCTGCTGCGCAAGCTCGACCGGATCGACCCGGGATTCCGGGAGTAG
- a CDS encoding YbaB/EbfC family nucleoid-associated protein, protein MQSMEEMIQAAQKAAEQIQTQMGEMQAKLDAIEVEGAAGGGLVKVRASAKGRILRVEIDESLLKPDEKQMVEDLVTAAFNDARDKADRVSEEEMKKMQGGMGLPPGFNLPGMG, encoded by the coding sequence ATGCAATCGATGGAAGAGATGATCCAGGCCGCACAGAAGGCCGCCGAACAGATCCAGACCCAGATGGGCGAGATGCAGGCCAAGCTCGACGCGATCGAGGTCGAGGGTGCCGCCGGCGGCGGCCTGGTCAAGGTCCGCGCCAGCGCCAAGGGCCGCATCCTGCGCGTCGAGATCGACGAGAGCCTGCTGAAGCCGGACGAGAAGCAGATGGTCGAAGACCTCGTCACCGCCGCCTTCAACGACGCGCGCGACAAGGCCGATCGCGTTTCCGAAGAGGAAATGAAGAAGATGCAGGGCGGCATGGGCCTTCCGCCGGGATTCAACCTGCCGGGAATGGGCTGA
- a CDS encoding response regulator transcription factor: protein MRILIVEDEPTLGQQLKSTLEQNGYAVDLSTDGEDGHFLGSTEDYDAVILDLGLPEIDGLTVLGMWRREGRTFPVLVLTARDSWSDKVAGLDAGADDYLAKPFQTEELIARLRALIRRASGNTSSELVAGDVRLDTRSGRVTLKGEPVKLTAQEYKLLSYLMHHKGKVVSRTELIEHIYDQDFDRDSNTIEVFVTRIRKKLGADVITTIRGLGYSLDDPEDAPRA, encoded by the coding sequence ATGCGCATATTGATCGTCGAGGATGAACCGACACTCGGCCAGCAGCTTAAATCCACGCTCGAACAGAACGGCTATGCCGTCGACCTGTCGACCGATGGCGAGGACGGCCATTTCCTCGGTTCGACCGAGGATTACGATGCGGTTATCCTCGACCTCGGCCTGCCCGAGATCGACGGCCTGACCGTGCTCGGCATGTGGCGGCGCGAAGGGCGCACGTTCCCGGTGCTGGTGCTGACCGCGCGCGACAGCTGGTCGGACAAAGTCGCCGGGCTGGACGCCGGCGCCGACGACTATCTCGCCAAGCCGTTCCAGACCGAGGAGCTGATCGCGCGCCTGCGCGCGCTGATCCGCCGCGCATCGGGCAATACTTCGTCCGAACTGGTTGCCGGCGACGTGCGGCTCGACACCCGTTCGGGGCGGGTCACGCTGAAGGGAGAGCCGGTCAAGCTGACCGCGCAGGAATACAAGCTGCTGAGCTACCTCATGCACCACAAGGGCAAGGTGGTCAGCCGGACCGAGCTGATCGAACATATCTACGATCAGGATTTCGACCGCGATTCGAACACGATCGAGGTCTTCGTTACCCGTATCCGCAAGAAGCTGGGTGCGGACGTGATCACGACCATCCGTGGCCTCGGCTATAGCCTCGACGACCCCGAAGACGCCCCCCGCGCCTGA
- a CDS encoding HAMP domain-containing sensor histidine kinase, with the protein MLLIAAGWILVLLVGGGIALERTLTGQVERSFDERLGYLLNTMIVISEVAPDGEVYFIRPIGEPRFLEPNSGMYWQITAEGREGFESYSLEPSQSLWDRTLTPRGGHLDNAPHYYDNLEFPEEPLRVVERSVILPDSDTRWTFMVAAAREELDAQIVRIRSILIWSFAALGLGLFGMAVLQSYYGLRPLRRIRAAIQRIRTTGSNRVSDPLPLEVQPLVEELNMLLAHSERQAEEARTHAGNLAHALKTPLTVVNNAATAQAPDLADTVIREARTMRRHVDHHLARARAVGRRSVGHARTPACDSAEAVRRAVERLYPEVRFDIDGNRQARVAIERQDLDEILGNLIENAAKYGGGSVFVTIDAEPDAERCVIWIEDDGAGIPPAERTRIFDRGARLDTDKPGTGLGLAIVRDVAEIYGGAVELGESEDLGGLMVKLILPRAA; encoded by the coding sequence ATGCTGCTTATCGCGGCGGGATGGATCCTGGTTCTGCTCGTGGGCGGGGGGATTGCCCTCGAACGGACGCTGACCGGCCAGGTCGAACGCAGCTTCGACGAACGGCTGGGTTACCTGCTCAACACGATGATCGTGATTTCCGAAGTCGCGCCCGACGGGGAAGTCTATTTCATCCGCCCGATCGGCGAACCGCGCTTCCTCGAACCGAACAGCGGAATGTATTGGCAGATCACCGCCGAGGGGCGCGAGGGGTTCGAATCCTACTCCCTTGAACCGTCGCAGTCGCTGTGGGACCGGACGCTGACCCCGCGCGGCGGGCACCTCGACAATGCGCCGCATTACTACGACAATCTGGAATTCCCGGAAGAGCCGCTGCGCGTGGTCGAACGCAGCGTGATCCTGCCCGACAGCGACACGCGCTGGACTTTCATGGTCGCCGCCGCGCGCGAAGAACTCGACGCGCAGATCGTGCGTATCCGATCGATCCTGATCTGGAGCTTCGCCGCGCTCGGCCTCGGCCTGTTCGGGATGGCCGTGCTGCAAAGCTATTACGGGCTGCGCCCGCTGCGGCGCATTCGCGCCGCGATCCAGCGCATTCGCACGACCGGCAGCAACCGCGTGTCCGACCCGCTGCCGCTGGAAGTCCAGCCGCTGGTGGAAGAACTCAACATGCTGCTTGCCCATTCGGAGCGGCAGGCGGAGGAAGCCCGGACCCATGCGGGGAACCTCGCCCACGCGCTCAAGACTCCGCTGACCGTGGTCAACAACGCCGCCACCGCGCAGGCGCCGGACCTGGCCGATACCGTGATTCGCGAGGCGCGGACCATGCGGCGGCACGTCGATCACCATCTGGCCCGCGCGCGCGCGGTCGGCCGCCGCTCGGTCGGCCATGCGCGCACGCCTGCCTGCGACAGCGCGGAGGCGGTGCGCCGCGCGGTCGAGCGCCTCTATCCCGAAGTCCGCTTCGACATCGACGGGAACCGCCAGGCGCGCGTCGCGATCGAACGGCAGGACCTCGACGAAATCCTCGGCAACCTGATCGAGAACGCGGCGAAATACGGCGGCGGCAGCGTGTTCGTGACGATCGACGCCGAACCCGATGCGGAACGCTGCGTGATCTGGATCGAGGACGACGGCGCAGGCATCCCGCCGGCAGAACGAACGCGCATCTTCGATCGCGGCGCGCGGCTGGATACGGACAAGCCGGGCACCGGCCTGGGCCTTGCCATCGTGCGCGACGTCGCGGAGATTTACGGCGGCGCTGTCGAACTGGGCGAAAGCGAGGACCTGGGCGGCCTGATGGTCAAGCTGATCCTGCCGCGCGCGGCCTGA
- a CDS encoding DNA polymerase III subunit gamma/tau — protein sequence MGDSPTDAGENAGDLPWDTGEEEEPKPSAAELEAEGQAAMFGDAPAEPPAAAPGPAPPAATDASPPAQPAAPADANQPYRVLARKYRPQTFSQLIGQEPMVRTLANAIERDRLAHAFLMTGVRGVGKTSTARLVAKALNCIGPDGQGGPTIDPCGVCEPCRAIAEGRHIDVIEMDAASHTGVDDVREIIEAVRYAAVSARYKIYIIDEVHMLSRNAFNALLKTLEEPPAHVKFLFATTEVDKLPVTVLSRTQRFDLRRIPAELLQSHFAWVCEQEGVAAEPEALHMIAAAAEGSVRDGLSILDQAIAHADLGEDGKVTAERVRDMLGLADKSAQRRLLGTILEGDAKALLSGVFDQYALGVEPLALMRGLMDLVHRITVAQIGRAEPNAPSAEERAALAEWAGRLSAGQLHRLWQLLLKGYDEVRQAPDPLVSAQMALLRVLHAADLPDPGKLAKKLDEMAASGVAASSAGGEGAPGSSPAATAAMDWQALVERVDAAGALRVAQTMRDWVRPIELAQGRLVYALAPGFVGDPAGEFRDALSKLTGVRWEVEQRETGGEPSLREREEAAKAQAEAEMRAHPLVEAAFEAFPEAELVEDADIQPAGRQARHG from the coding sequence ATGGGTGATTCACCGACAGATGCGGGGGAAAACGCGGGCGACCTTCCCTGGGATACGGGGGAGGAGGAAGAGCCGAAGCCGAGCGCCGCCGAACTGGAGGCCGAAGGGCAGGCGGCGATGTTCGGGGACGCGCCGGCCGAGCCGCCGGCCGCCGCGCCCGGCCCCGCTCCACCCGCCGCGACCGATGCCTCGCCCCCGGCGCAACCTGCCGCACCGGCCGATGCGAACCAGCCCTATCGCGTGCTGGCGCGCAAGTATCGTCCGCAGACGTTCTCGCAGCTGATCGGGCAGGAACCGATGGTGCGCACGCTCGCCAATGCGATCGAGCGCGACCGGCTGGCCCATGCCTTCCTGATGACCGGGGTGCGGGGGGTCGGCAAGACCTCCACTGCGCGACTGGTGGCCAAGGCGCTCAACTGCATCGGGCCGGACGGGCAGGGCGGCCCGACGATCGACCCCTGCGGAGTGTGCGAGCCGTGCCGCGCGATTGCCGAGGGGCGCCATATCGACGTGATCGAGATGGACGCCGCCAGCCATACCGGCGTGGACGACGTGCGCGAGATTATCGAAGCGGTGCGATATGCCGCGGTCAGCGCGCGCTACAAGATCTATATCATCGACGAAGTTCACATGCTGTCTCGCAATGCTTTCAACGCCTTGCTGAAGACACTTGAGGAACCGCCCGCGCATGTGAAATTCCTCTTCGCGACCACCGAGGTAGACAAGCTGCCGGTCACGGTGCTCAGCCGCACGCAGCGGTTCGACTTGCGCCGCATCCCGGCCGAACTGCTCCAGTCGCATTTCGCCTGGGTCTGCGAGCAGGAAGGCGTCGCCGCCGAACCTGAGGCCTTGCACATGATTGCTGCCGCTGCCGAAGGGTCGGTGCGCGATGGCCTCTCGATCCTCGACCAGGCGATAGCCCATGCCGACCTGGGCGAAGACGGCAAGGTCACGGCGGAGCGGGTGCGCGACATGCTCGGTCTCGCCGACAAGAGCGCGCAGCGCCGCCTATTGGGCACGATCCTGGAAGGGGATGCGAAGGCGCTGCTGTCGGGGGTTTTCGATCAATATGCCCTGGGGGTCGAGCCGCTGGCGCTGATGCGCGGGCTGATGGACCTGGTCCACCGGATCACGGTGGCGCAGATCGGACGGGCCGAGCCCAACGCGCCGAGCGCCGAGGAACGCGCCGCGCTGGCCGAGTGGGCGGGCCGCCTTTCCGCAGGCCAGCTTCACCGTCTGTGGCAGCTCCTGCTCAAAGGCTACGACGAAGTGCGCCAGGCGCCCGATCCGCTGGTTTCGGCGCAGATGGCGCTCCTGCGCGTGCTCCACGCCGCAGACCTGCCCGATCCTGGCAAGCTGGCGAAGAAGCTCGACGAAATGGCCGCCAGCGGCGTTGCCGCATCGTCTGCCGGCGGGGAAGGGGCGCCCGGGAGTTCTCCGGCCGCCACTGCCGCGATGGACTGGCAGGCGCTGGTCGAGCGGGTCGATGCCGCGGGGGCGCTGCGCGTGGCACAAACCATGCGCGACTGGGTGCGCCCGATCGAACTGGCGCAGGGCCGGCTGGTCTATGCCCTCGCGCCCGGCTTCGTCGGCGATCCGGCGGGCGAGTTTCGCGACGCGCTCTCCAAGCTCACCGGCGTGCGGTGGGAAGTCGAACAGCGCGAAACCGGCGGCGAGCCGAGCTTGCGCGAACGCGAGGAAGCGGCGAAAGCGCAAGCCGAGGCCGAGATGCGCGCGCATCCGCTGGTCGAAGCCGCCTTCGAGGCTTTTCCCGAGGCCGAACTGGTCGAGGATGCCGACATTCAGCCCGCCGGGCGCCAGGCCCGACACGGCTGA
- a CDS encoding PepSY domain-containing protein — protein MRKLIVSCLATTLAITGFAMPSAYAQSLDDQSDARREMRAGNQLRLADIERRVVPTMRDSEYIGPAYDSTAKVYRLKFIRDGRVIFVDVDARTGRIVRRSR, from the coding sequence ATGCGAAAGCTCATCGTCTCCTGCCTTGCCACCACGCTTGCGATCACCGGTTTCGCCATGCCTTCCGCGTATGCGCAGTCGCTCGACGATCAGAGCGACGCGCGGCGCGAGATGCGTGCGGGCAACCAGCTGCGCCTTGCCGATATCGAGCGGCGCGTGGTTCCGACCATGCGGGATTCGGAATATATCGGCCCGGCCTACGATTCGACGGCCAAGGTTTATCGGCTGAAATTCATCCGCGACGGCCGGGTGATCTTCGTCGATGTCGATGCGCGGACCGGCCGGATCGTGCGCCGCAGCCGCTGA
- the hrpB gene encoding ATP-dependent helicase HrpB, whose amino-acid sequence MQDLPIHAVLPDLLAAMRAGGAAVLVAPPGAGKTTAVAPALLDQAWCDGQIILLSPRRVAARAAAERMAALLGEKAGETVGYLTRLDSRTSARTRILVMTEAIFVNRIVEDPELAGVSAVLFDEAHERHLDSDLGLALALESRGVLREDLRICVMSATIDGARFAGLLGAGTPVVESEGQAFPLEIRWLGSSPDKRIEDAMAAAIMTAWRETASGGGPAGGGEGGDLLAFLPGVGEIERVRERLATRLPDTPVLPLHGQVEPAAQRAAIRRDPQGRRRIVLATAIAETSLTLDGVSVVVDSGLARHAEFDKAAGTTHLVTRRASQASAGQRAGRAARQGPGVAYRLWEEAAHAGRPQFDVPEIASADLAPLVLALARWGTADPGSLPWLDPPPPAAVASARERLARIGAFDEAGRITERGEALAALPLDPAHAAMVLFGAEHGAAREAARVALLLQERGLGGRGEDLAARLQRWGGDRSPRAEASRKLAGRWAVLAERLVTSGEGARDVPPGVLLAAGMPNNVARRRDPSGEHWLSAGGRGFVLDPASSLARSEWIAIGDAQGHAKGARITAGLALEEADIERWFPERIARRQVLRWNDGEQRVEARLERRLDAIVLASGPDPAPDDEAVVDILVEKAVGRLGAWLPADMLARARFAGVEALSPAALAANADLWLRPLLAGRRDLAVPRGRVAEALLGLLDWDSRQALDRAAPREFVSPAGTRHAIDYTGDDAPSVEVRVQALFGLERHPMVGRTPLLLKLTSPAGRPIQATRDLPGFWRGSWADVKKEMKGRYPKHRWPDEPWAEKPSLKTRNAFSRGDS is encoded by the coding sequence ATGCAAGACCTCCCCATCCACGCCGTCCTCCCCGACCTGCTCGCCGCCATGCGCGCGGGCGGCGCGGCGGTGCTCGTCGCGCCGCCGGGGGCGGGCAAGACGACCGCGGTGGCTCCGGCCCTGCTGGACCAGGCATGGTGCGACGGACAGATCATCCTGCTCAGCCCGCGCCGGGTCGCGGCGCGGGCGGCGGCGGAGAGGATGGCCGCGCTTCTGGGCGAGAAGGCGGGGGAGACGGTCGGCTACCTGACCCGGCTCGACAGCCGCACGTCGGCGAGGACACGCATTCTGGTGATGACCGAGGCGATCTTCGTCAATCGCATCGTCGAAGACCCCGAACTGGCCGGCGTTTCCGCCGTCCTGTTCGACGAGGCGCACGAGCGGCACCTCGACAGCGATCTCGGGCTTGCGCTCGCGCTCGAAAGCCGGGGCGTCCTGCGCGAAGACCTGCGCATCTGCGTGATGTCGGCGACCATCGACGGTGCGCGTTTTGCCGGGCTTCTGGGGGCCGGAACCCCGGTCGTGGAGAGCGAGGGGCAGGCATTTCCGTTGGAAATCCGGTGGTTGGGGTCTTCTCCTGACAAACGGATCGAGGATGCAATGGCCGCCGCCATCATGACGGCATGGCGCGAAACCGCGAGCGGAGGCGGCCCTGCCGGCGGCGGGGAGGGCGGCGATCTGCTCGCCTTCCTTCCCGGCGTGGGCGAGATCGAGCGGGTCCGCGAACGCCTCGCGACCCGTCTGCCGGATACCCCCGTTCTGCCGCTGCACGGGCAGGTCGAACCGGCCGCTCAGCGGGCCGCGATCCGCCGCGATCCGCAAGGGCGGCGGCGGATCGTGCTCGCCACGGCGATCGCCGAAACCTCGCTCACGCTCGACGGGGTCTCGGTCGTGGTCGACAGCGGACTTGCCCGCCATGCGGAATTCGACAAGGCGGCAGGCACGACGCATCTCGTCACCCGCCGCGCCAGCCAGGCGTCCGCCGGCCAGCGCGCCGGCCGTGCGGCACGGCAGGGGCCGGGCGTCGCCTATCGTCTGTGGGAGGAGGCCGCCCATGCCGGCCGCCCCCAGTTCGACGTGCCCGAGATCGCGAGCGCGGATCTCGCCCCTCTGGTCCTTGCCCTCGCGCGTTGGGGCACGGCCGATCCGGGCTCGCTCCCCTGGCTCGACCCGCCCCCGCCCGCCGCAGTGGCTTCGGCCCGCGAGCGCCTCGCACGGATCGGTGCGTTCGACGAGGCGGGGCGGATTACCGAACGCGGCGAGGCGCTCGCCGCGCTCCCGCTCGACCCGGCCCATGCGGCCATGGTGCTGTTCGGCGCCGAACACGGCGCGGCCCGCGAGGCCGCCCGGGTCGCCCTGCTGCTGCAGGAGCGCGGGCTGGGCGGGCGCGGCGAAGACCTGGCGGCCCGGCTCCAGCGGTGGGGCGGCGATCGCTCCCCCCGTGCCGAAGCCAGCCGCAAGCTGGCGGGACGCTGGGCCGTGCTGGCGGAAAGGCTGGTGACATCGGGCGAAGGCGCCCGCGATGTGCCGCCGGGTGTCCTTCTCGCCGCCGGAATGCCGAACAACGTCGCCCGTCGCCGCGACCCATCGGGCGAGCACTGGCTTTCCGCCGGGGGGCGCGGGTTCGTGCTCGATCCGGCCAGCTCGCTGGCGCGCAGCGAATGGATCGCCATCGGCGACGCGCAGGGGCACGCGAAAGGCGCACGGATCACCGCCGGGCTGGCGCTGGAGGAAGCCGATATCGAGCGCTGGTTCCCCGAACGGATCGCGCGGCGCCAGGTGCTCCGCTGGAACGACGGGGAGCAACGGGTGGAGGCGCGACTGGAACGGCGCCTCGACGCCATTGTCCTTGCCAGTGGCCCCGATCCTGCCCCCGATGACGAGGCGGTTGTGGATATCCTTGTGGAAAAAGCTGTGGGTCGGCTGGGGGCGTGGCTGCCGGCCGACATGCTTGCCCGTGCGCGGTTCGCCGGTGTGGAGGCTCTTTCGCCCGCCGCGCTGGCCGCGAATGCGGACCTCTGGCTGCGCCCCCTGCTGGCGGGGCGGCGCGACCTTGCCGTGCCGCGCGGCCGGGTGGCGGAGGCGCTGCTGGGCCTGCTCGACTGGGACAGCCGGCAGGCGCTCGACCGCGCGGCGCCGCGCGAATTCGTCTCCCCCGCGGGCACCCGGCACGCGATCGATTATACTGGCGACGATGCGCCCAGCGTCGAGGTGCGGGTCCAGGCGCTGTTCGGGCTGGAACGGCATCCGATGGTCGGGCGCACGCCGCTGCTGCTCAAGCTTACCAGCCCGGCCGGCCGCCCGATCCAGGCGACCCGGGACCTGCCCGGTTTCTGGCGCGGATCGTGGGCGGACGTGAAGAAGGAGATGAAGGGCCGCTATCCCAAACATCGCTGGCCGGACGAACCCTGGGCGGAAAAGCCGAGCCTGAAGACCAGGAACGCCTTTTCACGCGGCGATTCGTGA
- a CDS encoding chorismate mutase gives MPDSAPADAKSAPATGNAQLAAFRRSIDNIDAALIHILAERFRITQAVGEYKAANALPPADPARESEQIARLRALAEEAQLDPEFSEKFLRFIIDEVIRHHERARGG, from the coding sequence ATGCCCGATTCCGCCCCCGCCGATGCGAAGAGCGCCCCCGCCACCGGCAATGCGCAGCTCGCCGCCTTTCGCCGCAGCATCGACAATATCGACGCCGCCCTGATCCACATTCTGGCGGAGCGATTCCGCATCACCCAGGCAGTGGGCGAGTACAAGGCAGCCAATGCGCTGCCCCCGGCGGACCCCGCGCGAGAGAGCGAGCAGATCGCCCGCCTGCGCGCGCTGGCGGAGGAAGCGCAGCTCGACCCCGAATTCTCCGAAAAATTCCTGCGCTTCATCATCGACGAGGTCATCCGCCACCACGAGCGGGCACGCGGAGGCTGA
- a CDS encoding NADH dehydrogenase ubiquinone Fe-S protein 4 yields the protein MAARIYQRPKNAMQSGKARTDEWVLEFEQSEARRPDPLMGWTGSRDTQAQVQLTFPDKAAAQAYAAKYGIPARVHATPPRHIKLQAYADNFR from the coding sequence ATGGCAGCCCGTATCTATCAGCGACCCAAGAACGCGATGCAGTCCGGCAAGGCCCGGACCGATGAATGGGTGCTCGAATTTGAGCAGTCCGAGGCGCGTAGGCCCGATCCGCTGATGGGCTGGACCGGAAGCCGCGATACGCAGGCGCAAGTGCAGCTGACCTTCCCCGACAAGGCGGCGGCGCAGGCCTATGCCGCGAAATACGGCATCCCGGCGCGCGTTCACGCGACCCCGCCCCGGCACATCAAGCTCCAGGCCTACGCCGACAATTTCCGCTGA
- a CDS encoding SIMPL domain-containing protein: MIRHAIPLFAATALASVPLVAPAHAAELQIQAQGPVVELTVNEIVYAEPDVAQIGAGVTTRAATAQAAVRQNATAMAQVVARLRELGIAPRDIQTSNFNLNPQYDYDREGGTRTFVGYDVNNQVQVKLRDLDRAGEVLDALVSAGANNIYGPNFMLEADEAAKREARGKAYRKGQEMAREYARMAGYSEVRLLEISESFQSYGGPQPVALRQSAESADAGTQIVPGEVGTGATVTVKYEMTR; this comes from the coding sequence ATGATCCGTCACGCCATTCCCCTGTTCGCCGCGACTGCGCTCGCTTCGGTTCCGCTCGTCGCCCCTGCCCATGCTGCCGAACTGCAGATCCAGGCGCAGGGGCCGGTGGTCGAGCTGACCGTGAACGAGATCGTCTATGCCGAGCCCGACGTTGCCCAGATCGGAGCCGGAGTAACGACCCGCGCGGCCACCGCGCAGGCGGCGGTGCGCCAGAATGCGACCGCGATGGCGCAAGTCGTCGCCAGGCTGCGCGAGCTGGGCATCGCCCCGCGCGATATCCAGACATCCAACTTCAACCTCAACCCGCAGTACGATTACGATCGCGAAGGCGGCACGCGCACATTCGTCGGCTACGACGTCAACAACCAGGTGCAGGTCAAGCTTCGCGACCTCGATCGCGCGGGCGAAGTGCTCGACGCGCTGGTTTCGGCCGGCGCGAACAACATTTACGGGCCCAACTTCATGCTCGAGGCGGACGAGGCGGCCAAGCGCGAGGCGCGCGGGAAAGCCTATCGCAAGGGGCAGGAAATGGCCCGGGAATATGCGCGCATGGCCGGGTATTCCGAGGTCCGCCTGCTCGAGATCTCGGAAAGCTTTCAGTCCTATGGCGGACCGCAGCCGGTCGCCCTGCGCCAGAGCGCCGAAAGCGCGGACGCCGGCACGCAGATCGTGCCGGGCGAGGTCGGCACCGGCGCAACCGTCACCGTGAAGTACGAAATGACGCGATAG